A region from the Lysobacter antibioticus genome encodes:
- a CDS encoding M4 family metallopeptidase, which yields MNRNVSVLSFAVSLVLATGAAAAAQRVDLHSVDVAKLNQQYRLATAKSGAAAKANVRHAEVIALDADSTLSPLKSSQDGDGSINHRYQQNFRGVPVFGEHVVVREDAKGNVRALFGRSVAGLAADLPALDAKLGATQAIGLAKGTTLGKRAATQRVSNENSRKVIYLDEADRAHLAYVVDYFADAPSGGEPSRPFVIVDARSGKVLKQWEGLNHAEIGTGPGGNQKIGQYEYGSSGRGFIDVTRSGSRYTFSTPNVKTVNLNHGISGSTAYSYIGPRNTVKTINGAYSPLNDAHYFGKVVFDTYQAYVGVAPLTFQLSLRVHYSNNYENAFWDGRTLTFGDGRTTFHPLVSLDVVAHEASHGFTEQQSGLIYSGQSGGINESFSDIAGEAAEFYLRGRNDFLVGADIFKASGRALRYFANPPQDGRSIGHARDYTSGLDVHYSSGVFNKAFYLLANKPNWGTVKAFKAFAKANKDYWTPSTNFNQGGVGVRQAATDLGFNAADVVDAFAQVGVTAQ from the coding sequence ATGAACCGTAATGTATCGGTATTGTCCTTCGCCGTTTCGCTCGTCCTTGCCACCGGCGCCGCCGCTGCCGCCCAGCGCGTGGATCTGCACAGCGTGGACGTCGCCAAGCTCAACCAACAATACCGGCTCGCGACAGCCAAGTCCGGGGCCGCCGCCAAGGCCAACGTGCGCCACGCCGAGGTGATCGCGCTCGACGCCGACTCCACCCTGAGCCCGCTCAAGAGCAGCCAGGATGGCGACGGCTCGATCAATCACCGCTACCAACAGAACTTCCGCGGCGTTCCGGTGTTCGGCGAGCACGTGGTCGTGCGCGAAGACGCCAAGGGCAACGTGCGGGCGCTGTTCGGCCGCTCGGTCGCCGGCCTGGCCGCCGACCTGCCCGCCCTCGACGCCAAGCTCGGCGCCACCCAGGCCATCGGCCTGGCCAAGGGCACCACCCTCGGCAAGCGCGCGGCGACCCAACGCGTCAGCAACGAGAACAGCCGCAAGGTCATCTATCTCGACGAGGCCGACCGCGCTCACCTGGCCTACGTGGTCGATTACTTCGCCGACGCGCCCAGCGGCGGCGAACCCAGCCGTCCGTTCGTGATCGTCGACGCCCGCAGCGGCAAGGTGCTCAAGCAGTGGGAAGGCCTGAACCACGCCGAGATCGGCACCGGCCCCGGCGGCAACCAGAAGATCGGCCAGTACGAGTACGGCAGCAGCGGCCGCGGCTTCATCGACGTGACCCGCAGCGGCAGCCGCTATACCTTCAGCACGCCGAACGTGAAGACGGTGAACCTCAACCACGGCATCAGCGGCTCCACCGCTTACTCGTATATCGGCCCGCGCAACACGGTCAAGACCATCAACGGCGCCTACTCGCCGCTCAACGACGCCCATTACTTCGGCAAGGTCGTGTTCGACACCTACCAGGCCTACGTCGGCGTGGCGCCGCTGACCTTCCAGCTGAGCCTGCGCGTGCATTACAGCAACAACTACGAGAATGCGTTCTGGGACGGCCGCACGTTGACCTTCGGCGACGGCCGCACCACCTTCCATCCGCTGGTCTCGCTCGACGTGGTCGCGCACGAGGCCTCGCATGGTTTTACCGAGCAGCAGTCGGGCCTGATCTACTCCGGCCAGTCCGGCGGCATCAACGAGTCCTTCTCCGATATCGCCGGCGAGGCGGCCGAGTTCTATCTGCGAGGCCGCAACGACTTCCTGGTCGGCGCCGACATCTTCAAGGCCAGCGGCCGCGCGCTGCGCTACTTCGCCAATCCGCCGCAGGACGGCCGCTCCATCGGCCATGCCCGCGATTACACCAGCGGGCTGGACGTGCATTACTCCTCCGGCGTGTTCAACAAGGCCTTCTATCTGCTGGCCAACAAGCCGAATTGGGGCACGGTCAAAGCATTCAAGGCCTTCGCCAAGGCCAACAAGGACTACTGGACGCCGAGCACCAACTTCAACCAGGGCGGCGTCGGCGTCCGGCAGGCCGCGACCGACCTGGGCTTCAACGCCGCCGACGTGGTCGACGCATTCGCCCAGGTGGGCGTGACCGCGCAATAA